The genomic region AATTACAATATATTTCTTTCGTTTTGTTTAAATGACTTAAAACTAGCGAATATTTGTCACGCTTCGATTTTCGCTTTACCATTTCGATCAATGCATACCgttttaaacaatagccagtaCCGTGCCAGGGGCCATGTATAAATGACGTAGTACTTTAGGGGGTAGAGGGGTGTAGCAAATTTAAGACGAGGGGGGATATTGTGACAAAAtgttacgagggggagggaggggtcgaaattagccgaaaaaaagctacgtcatttgtgtatggCCGCAATGGGTAGGGTTACGATATGGGTCGAGCTAACTAGGGCTCAACATTTTCGGTACGCACAAATTTTAATCTTTTATGCGGAACGAGTacctaaataaatcgaaatgagcAAGAGAGTGTGCCGGTGTAAATACACCGAGTTTCAAGGTGTTCCACGAAGTTCAAAACAATCGGCTTTCCAAATTTGTGAACCGTCGATTTGTTTTTTGTCAGTTTTAAAACTCTAGTGCCGCAAAAAGCAACGCGGTACTAGATTCATCGCAACGGCATACTGACTAGCACTGAGACTGAGTGCCGTAACTCTCCAGTTGTGGTGTGCAAAGTAGTACACAGCGAACttcataatttaaatttatctgTCACCTACTGCTATCGTCTGCGCTCCGAGAGCAACAACCCCAACAAGCAAcaatgcccaacttgaatttttgacggtaggtagggaacataattacctatcttggaacaaaatttcatctaaatcaaagatggggttttttgcaaatcgactttaaattttttaaatcgtttttttttcagtataggagtcgatgaaaatttttttcaatatttttattcaaaaatttgactaatgttgtgaaaatcactcctacaacatttttttgtaggatttgtcatttttagactagtcatttgaaaaatattggtaaaaaaagtttgaaccttttcaaaagacagtctagatcatttttggaaaaacaaagtacgcaaagtggctttttatgACAAGGTCTTCGTGTACAGAAAGtctcattaaaatctgagggggtgctgccaactttgaatacgatttagcgcgaaattcagTGACAAAAGTAGTGAATGTAATAGAACATTGCATTGTGACTCTCAGATCAAAAATTAATACTCTGAAAAAAGAATCAACGAAAGCTCTTAAATTTACTAACGATCTCCTTATATTCACCGTTATTTTTGTACTTAACTCATTTACATTAGCATTTTATTATGCAGTTTTGACAATCAGGCTTGAGGATAATTTGTCCTGTGTCTTTTTGCAGtgtagatattttatttttgaaaaagatacTTGTACAAAACTATTGCAAAACCTCCGTATCATTTTGATTTAAGATTAAATGAATCTGTAgagaattaatattttttcttttatttgcaGACAATAAAGAGACAATGCAATGATGTTTACTTGCTAGTCGAAATCAAAGTCCTCCAATATATACTGAAACAATATTAACCAGTAAAATGACAACACCGTCGAAAGAAAAAGTTAACAATAGAGGTTATCTCATTGGcatttaggaccatttgacatattTGACTAGTTTTGGtagttttgctgttttcaaaaaatggTATTGAAATATCAATATTCTAGAGcgttttttcattacatcatatctaacagaaacgtcaaacggagaaaatcgcgtgcaaaaatttccttgcgacttttaaatttatttagcaaTTTAAGCACACAGAAGGCTATTAATTGTACTACCACCTCTGCAATTACTCATTGCAGGATCGTATAAgcatattacatgtttttcgcgaagataatagggagataattgataactatttttttattacatttggccGATCACTattatgctcttttacatatgtGGTCTTGGCAACACCATTTGTATATGGCACATTTTACTGTGACGTTTTGAGAGACGGGTTtgtagttgtgatatatttcatgtgctgtattgcaaccgagagtgtagatatgaggtttggcattggaaaaagatgCTAACTACAGTCGACTTGAAAAACATCACAACGCAAAACATCACATCTACATAATGTTTGCAAAACTTTGGTATAGTATATGTGACATTTTGACTTAAGATTAAATAAACATGTAAAGAGTTATTATATTTCTCTATTATTTGTGGACGATAAAGAGTCAATGCTTAgcttttatttggcataataaactcagtttgtttacatttgttagatatgacgttttgaataaacggtATAGTATTATGTATCGATTCAATATCGCCCAATACAATTTTACAGTAACAAGaaatttgttccagtaccaggaaaaACAGAAAGTAGctcggctccagtgacacaaccgattctaactagaatcggttgtatccCTCGGAGCCGGTGTACGAATTGAAACCAGTCAgcattccggctcattttccggctgaacttaactgggccggagtaaaaaggagctgCTGAGCAAGAGGACCAATaagcgtgtactggaacaaacctaatattcaaaagctttttttcaaaacgtcatttAACATTGAGTaaatctttgtttactttctctttccatttttgCGGCTAGTACTTTCAACTAATttcacagtacagatcgaaGGACGATGATTCTTAGTAGCATATTATACAGAGTTGTGGGGCAAATGTTAGTGACCGAGTAATTAACAAAAGAAAGTAAACAGTCTCATtgttagaaatattttgaagaaagCTGTTGTGTTGTGATTTTAGCTGAGAGGTCAACTGctgttaaaaaaatatgaaacagGCCACACTGACTCTGTTTCGGGGATAAACAAAACGGCATTAGATTAAAATGTTTACCTTTTGTAACGTTGGCTCGATTCATGTGCTGCAAAATTGCGATGGAAAATTCATCCTTGACTTTAAGTATAAAATACGGTTTCATTGACGATATCACTCCTTCCCAACCAAGAATTCCTTCGGTGTATCCTAGTATCCGATAATCTTCATCCACCTTTAAGAAAACAGgtaaacctattaaataaaatttatgCAGTATGCATTTGGTATAAGGCCGTGATTCTCAGAACAGTTTCATTTGCTAAGCAATTCCTATGTAGGTGGGAATGTTATGCCTATCACGGCAGTATACATTATATTTCACATAAACAATTCAGAAGCTGCTCTAGAACGTTTAAAAATGATATCGACATGACATAAATTGTTTGGTATAATACTCACGAGTTGGTATCCTAAATCATTGCAATAATGTCCGTATTTGGCAATCACAGCATCGAAACGAAGAGTTTTCAAATCCTTCAAACGACATTCGGCACTTATTATCCAGTTGCTAAGTACCAATTCCCATGGCCGTTGGTTCAGTTGCAGCCATCGACAGGCCTGTAATGAACGTTGATCTACTTCAACGGCTACTTCTTTTTGTAGTTTCTGTTGGTGACGTAACTCTCTTTGTTCTCGATTTCTTGCAGCGTATTTCAATTTTCTATATGTCTGACATAACAAACCACCTGGATTTCTTCTCTCTGGAGGAGCAGATGGGATATAATAAATAAGCTGAAAATGTACCAAACCGATTAGTATATAGGTAACGAGAAATGCAGTAAGAAGTAATGTGACACGCTGAGTTTCGAACATATAAAGCTGTAcgcacacgaggcgacaggacacacgccacaaaaaatattcactatggattttgttgtACCTATACCAACGCGGCAACAGCAACATcgttggaataggtagaacaaaatccatagtgaatatttttttgtggcgtgtgtcctgCCGCCTCGTGAGCGAACAGCTTAATTACTTTCATGGATATCAAGATCTAACTTCATATATTGAAACTCAAGTCTAGTATACTTCGGGGGTGTAAATGATTAATTACCTTATCCTGCACTTCCCGTGGAAATAAATGCATGATGCATTCTGTGTAATTTTGTAACTCGACTTTCGTTAGAGTACTTTTATTCAGTCCATCACAATCGTTTAACCAGCTAATGTGGTGATGAGCAATGATTTCGCTGAGTTCCTTTTTGCTATCTTTCGATAACGTGCCACGATTGGCATTCTGTATGATTGCTGAACCAACTTTCGTGGCGcttaaaagatttttcaacttgttCGGTGTAAAAAATCGGCCTAAAGTGCCACCACGAACCGCTCTACCGGTGCTCCCTGTTGCCTTTGCTGAATGTCGCGAGAAATCAATGGCCTGCGAATGTAAAATTAACACTTACTAAGTAAAATGCGTTTTACACGATGTCGGCCTTGTTCCAGTGAAACTCGCGCACACAATACCAACGGCATGGAaaggggcccatattattggcacgaatcaaaactcgtcgaaatgtcaattggcgataggttcatccggagtgttcatttgtgtttacattttgctagcgttgccaatttcattttgatttcactacccaatgtggctacgccacatcgcttttgcgagtgctgtccgacttcgctaccgctcagtcggacttaaactagggatagcccctatgtttgagtaagccgggcaaacgagtggatcacaggttcgctagTACATCTTAAACAGAGGTTCCTAAAGGGTATCGGATGGTTACcggaacccagtaaagttcaacctaAAATGTGCCggaattctggttggttctaattcgtattccggcttcgGCTGAAGCCgcaatacgaattagaaccagccagcattccggctgagcttaactgggaagtttccTAATATTTAATctaggaaataaaaattttctggcaacgctccagcaccccgttgaactTTTCACCCCTTGGGTATCAGTTTGACGCTacggaatgaactttgtttactttcgacaagttttgattcgtgCCAACAGTGTTTGCCCCATGGAAAGTGTGGACCAAGGTGTTTAGaattctaaggtgattcgtttttggcagtaactaggtgagaagtgaggtaagcgtgcaacTGCGAGGGtgaaaaatgacagcaaaaAAACTCTGTGTGCAAACTGAAATTCAAGCAATCCGAGACGAATGTTTCATCACTAgtaactagtaaacaatgttgtttgcgGTCGCTTTTAAAACCAGCATGACTGATCGGTGTTTTAGataatcgtatcacctgagaataaaagctccttggtGTGGACGTTCGAAACATATGAATGCGCGTACGAGAAATGCAttcaacttatcctgacggaacgtgCCGTTGGTGTTCTATTCCATTGAAGAAGGTTAATTCACACGATAAATCTTACTTAGAACAGGACtcgcagatttttgaatatacttGTGTGCTCTTATCATTGTCTAAGCGATGATATAGagcatatttttaaaaactttattgattttttcaacACAGCAAATTTGTGAGATTAATATGATTTTTGCTTGTGGCGACACTAATTCTAACCCCACCCGCTGAGCTGACAGTAGTTGGGGCTAAAATCCGATGCAGTATCAGAGCATAGGTAAAACAGCAcacattttcaatttcttccaaataaatataatttcgTTTTTCGTCGAAAGCACCGGACGGGGTTTGAACTGCTTTATTACTTTCGAGAAAGGCAGTCTTCCAATGTATTTCAATGAAAAGCGACATAATGTTTATGAGGGAGATATTATTTTCGTAACATTCTTCTAACATGTAAAATATACCGTAACGAAAGAGATTACCTGTCCAGACGACTCAGCGGTatctgatgatgatgatgatgattcaCCGAAATCGGAAGATGCATTATTCTCTGTGTTAATCAAATCCATAGATGTTGAAGTTCGTTGTGGAGTGCGTTGTTTTGGTAAATCTGTATTGCTCAGATCTCGAAAAACGGTTCTCCGAGCATTTCCCAAGACATTAGCTGATTCTTCCAAAGAGTCTTCCTGGCAGTGCAATGACTGTTCATTCTGAGGAAGAAAAGTATAACAGTTATTATTTATGATATATTTGCAGTCGCGCACACCAGTGATCGGTACTTGGGGTATGATACTAGATCTAGTATCAAcaaattaatattattttttattaccaaATCCGACTCAGGGTCAACAAAATTTGTACTTGCATCCTTCGGAAGATCTGTTGGTTGGTCTTTAGTCGAACCAGCTCGACCGGTGCTATGCAAATCCTGCGAAAAAAATGACGTATAATTACGTTTAAGGTTCAAGGATGCTTGAAACTAAACTTACGTCTGGAGATTGTTGGTCATCATACACCAAAAAGCTGCATTTGTCCATTTGCGGAATGAATGGCGAAGACAATCCCtatgaaaatttaagaaaagaAATCTCGTTAAACGTAACGTTTTCTCAAGCATTTTCTGCACAATCATTCACTCAAATGTTAAAGCAATCGGAAGTAACACACATGGAGGAGGAAAAGCTATTACCGGAGAACTAAATGAATAATCCAAAAAATCCTCAAAGGACCAATTTTGCGTCtataaataatgttatattaaactTACCGAATTATTTTTCCAATCAGCAATACGACTGCAAATGAATTCACCATCAACTCCTTGTAGGAGGTCGGACCATTCTTGTGCCGTCATGCAGAAAAACTTTTCCGCTGGTATATTGTTATCTGAATAAATGGAATTCGTTTCAATAAAAACATGCTCATGTTCATATGCTTTATTTATATTTACTTACCACTTATTGCAAATACAATTCGCACTGGTAGCTCTAGTTGGTTCGCAATTTTTAATAAATGGTTGAAATTTTGGTCGATAATGCGCAATTCCATCTTGATTGAATGCGAGGATATACAAAATGGCGTAATGTATCAAATGTCTGTCATTTGAGTCAGCCCTCAGACTGAAAACAGATGTAATGGGAATGATGATCTGTTGACATTTGGAATGATCATCATAAACGTCATAGTTTTCTATTGCTGAATGCAAGCAATACATTTGAAGCTGTATTCATCCTTCAAAAATCGGATGAGTGTTCACTCCGATATAAACAtcaaatcattcgatttggcaTTAACTTGTTATTCGGATGATTACTCTTCGAAAATGTAATCGTTAGGTTTTCTTGTGGTTCATATGACAAATCATACGCTaatttgcaacgatttttgttcagTGTACTGGGCCGACCGGCCCGTGTCATTCACTCGCTGTGGATGCCGGTCGCGTGTGTGACGGTGTGCTGAACGGGGGATATTTTTGAAGCCgtaaaaaagtgaaaagtttttaaaaaatattgaattttttttttacgttGGATTTGGTGGTATTTGAGATACCAATACAGTGTGTATCAATATTAGTACGGTACAGTGCGTGTCAAAAGTGTTGGAACggcacaaaaatcaaaatcgTCAAAGTGCGTTTTTCTTGCTCGTATTACTATCTAGTGGCTGCGTAGAAGCTAGTAAGCGAGCAGATTCATCACTGCGcacctacagtgtgtcccaaaattGTGGGAACACTCGTAAACCGTCGACGTTGAGGGGGCAATTAAGGTAGGATCTttctttttttgcctttttgcctATTTGGGGGTGGTACCGGGTGACCGTGCCAAAGAGTAttttccaacgtctggtggtgtaatccaagatggcggccgctagtagcggtgatcCGGGTGGGTCGAGAACGAGAAGACTACCAGAGTACATGGACCCAACGAACAAATTTGGTGAACTGACATTCCTGCAGCTGACAGGTAAAGACGGTGTACCATTGCCAAGAAACCCGTTTATCATTGGGAAATCGGTTGAGGTTGCCGCTGGAggtccaattgaaggtgcgaataccgaagctcaggggacacggtatacccttcgagttcggaacccaGCCCAAGTTGCCAAACTTATGAAAATGACCAAGCTCATGGACGGtactgatgttgtggttgaatcccatccgaatctgaacgtaagcagatgcgtaatttcctgctacgatctgattcactTGGAAGAAAAGGAAGTCTTACAAGAAATTCTAagccagggagtgattcgtgtGCAGCGAATTACACGTAAAGAAGCCGAAAACAGAGTGAATACGCCAGCACTCATCTTGACtttctgcaagaccacatacccggaatacatgaagatcggtttgcttcgcgTCCCAACTCGCCCGTACTTCCCAAACCCGATGCTCTGCTATGGTTGCTTTAAATACGGCCATACGCGTGTTCGCTGTCCTGGCCCGCAACGTTGTCCTAACTGCTCTGGAGAACATCAAAGCGAAGAAAAATGTCGAGCACCCCAGTTTTGTCTAAATTGTAAAGGAgatcaccaaccaacaagccgccaatgtccaaattacaaaaaggaagtagaggttataaaaataaaaatccgcgacaaTTTGACATTCCCGGAAGCGCGCAAACGAGCTGAACAGCAAAATCTAGGAAGTTACGCCCAGGCTGCAGCGCAATCAAATGAGATCctgaataaattgaaagaactggagcagacaatgaagaagaaggatgaGCAGATCGTTAAGCTTCTGGCAGAGAACAAACGCAAGGACGAGAAACAACATtccgccagccaagaaaaaccacagcaCAGTAAAGAACAAAAACCAACGAATCAAACTGTCGGGCCAATAACACGATCcaggaacaactcaccagcgataaatacggactcaaaacgaggaagaccacagaaacaacaaaccccgttcagcaaaccaacggcaacctcaccggataacctaagcccaccaccaaaaaaaaccgctgccactaccaccaacgaaactatggaatattcagacgatgaaattgagattaccgagacgcctcctagccagcctcttcgataattctcattttcatcaacgtttggataccaacgacaaccaacgcacgaatactgaccacgagatagatcggtttggaagagaggaaagtgtagtactccttccaacgcaagcacagcaggatgaaggaactatccgggccgtcataccccaacccgttgatagtgaattcacctctgtggccgataggaacaccgatttcaccactacagcttgtaaaccagcagaccaaaaacccacgatcgacgaacagaaggagatcagcagaactacacaaagtctatccccagtgccgaccgcagtcggtgttcgtgagcataatagtgtagtttgtacgacagcggttggcactgtggggctggaccttcctCAGGTCAGTTCCGAAATTGTCAATCCCCTTGCAGGTACTGCTTGTTCTGATGTTCTTCCAGGTGACACGCTCCTTCCACATCACCACACGCTGTCGCCCGGAGAAGGTCCATCGAGATATTCGTTTCGGGATGGAACAGCTGCCAACACAACAGTAGCGTCGAAGCAAACAtcgaaaactacacaaagtctttccccagtgccggtcgctgtcggcaattctggaagtaatcgtgtagtagtttcgacagcggctggcactgtggggctagacgtcccacaggtcagtcctatTCCACCTCGCTTACGAACGGATTCTGTTGCGTTTTATCCTGTTACAGATGTGAACAGCACGAATCGAacgagtaaccggtttggggaagaagagaagaaagtagcttccccacttcatcatgaagggatcgaccggggggaagaggactgtccctacctcccgtatatacagtcctcgcaattctcctcctggctttccgccggtGAAGGCACATCACAACAGCAGTTCCAGAACACCGATCTCCCAACCACGTCGAGGAACCCTATCGGCGAGCCAATACGATCTCGTAGACGTTCGCCATCAACATCGTCGTCGTCAGCGACAATCACCACTCgcaacagcaaaagtttcgcacTGCAGTGGAACATTCGGGGTCTGCGCTGCAATATCAGTGACCTTAAGCAGCTGATCGCCCAATACGAACCGAGCTTGATAGCGTTACAAGAAACAAAGCTGGACAACCGAGTGATCTCAGCAGATTTCGTCGGTAACAACTACACTCTACTACTTGAGACTGGGAGTCGCCGATACTGGCAACAAGGGGTAGGGCTCGCCATTCGGGATGGTGTACCCTTCGAGAGACTTGAGGTCGGTGGCAATATTCAAGCAATCGCTGTTCGGATACAACTGCCACATCAAATGACGGTGGTGtcgatctacgtccctcccaGTACTCAACAATGTCAAGAGCAGCTGGGAGAATTCTTTGAGCAGCTCCCACGTCCGGTACttgtactgggcgacttcaacgcgCACCATATCTGCTGGGGTTCCAATAAATCTACTGCACTAGGCTACTTTATCGCCGAGAAAACATTGTCGGAAAGACTAGTCATTCTCAACGACGGATCACATACCCGGATTGATCCAGCTACCGGTGTCACTTCAGCTATTGACCTCTCTATCTGTTCTGAAACTGTAGCCTCGAAATTTATTTGGCGAACTCTCCCGGACACCCATAATAGTGACCATTTTCCAATTCTCGTTTCCACTCCCGGACTGTCACATACTccaacgaaaagacagaaatggatcTACGACCAAGCGGATTGGACAACTTTCGAACATCTAACCGCCAGCGCTATTCGACCGGGTGCCGAAATATCAATTGACTGTTTCGTTGACCGTTTGATTAAAGCAGCAAACACTGCGATACCCCGCACAACCGGTAGATTCGGTCCAaaagcggttccgtggtggtgtccggaggttAAAGCGGCCATCAAAACGAGAAGAAAAACACTGAGAGCACTAAGGCGTATTCAAGCAGAAGACCCACGGAAAGCCGATGCACTAAAACACTTCCAAGAGGCGCGTGCAGCTGCACGAAAGTCGATCCATGATGCCAAACAGCGATCATGGGAGGAATTCGTCACGAAGATATCTCCGAGTTCCACTGCGAcggagatgtggcagacagtgaacagGTTGAGAGGGAAACGTCAGCATCGACCAACTGTCATCAAGCGATCTAGCGGCTACACGGATAAGGCTGAAGAAGTAGCTGAAGAACTGGCACAACATTACAGCGAACGATCCGCCACCTCCAGCTACTCGCCATTGTTCCAAAGAGAGaaggaaaaggccgaacgaaaccgcgTGAATTTCTCGCCAGATACCGACGATACTTACAACACAGACTTCACTCTGAACGAGCTGCTTTGGGCACTCGATAGAGGACGAAGTGGCTCTTCAGGCCCGGACTGCATCGGttatccaatgcttcagcgactgccgttgtcggtgaaaactgccatgttggaactATTCAATAGAATATGGCGTAGTGGCGTGTTTccaccctgttggcgaactGGAATCATCGTACCAATTCCCAAGTCAAACTCGAATGACGCGGGTCCAGCTGCATTCCGTCCAATAACCCTAACGAGCTGTATGGCGAAGGTTTTCGAGCGAATAGTCAACCGACGGCTGACCACCGAACTAGAGGCGAACGGGCATCTCGGcaaacgacaacatgccttcaggTCCGGTCGGGGCACTGACACATAttttgcggagttggagaggtcattacccgaccgtgacgagcactgtctgatagcgtcgctTGACTTGTCCAAGGCTTACGATACCACGTGGAGGTATGGCATACTACGAACACTAAAGAAATGGCACATACGCGGTAGAATGATCAACGTGTTGAACAGCTTCCTGACAGAAAGATCGTTCCAGGTTAATGTAGAGGGTTACTTATCGCCAGCGCATCCGCTGGAAAACGGTGTGCCACAAGGCTCAGTGCTCTCGGTTACGCTGTTTCTCGTGGCCATTCAACCCATCTTTCGCGTGGTTCCGAACACTGTGAAGATCTTGTTGTACGCCGACGATATCCTACTCGTAGTTTGGGGGAAGAAAGACCAGCCGCTTTATCGAAAGCTTCAGTCAGCAGTAAAAGCCGTCCATGAATGGGCaagaagtgttggatttacgatatctgcaacaaaatcCAGCACCTTCTATTGTAGCCCTAATGCCCGTCGTGCACCCAGTCAAGCAATCACGATAGATCGAGTTGCTATACCGACAGAAACACGCCTGAAAATTCTCGGCGTTACCCTCGATCGATCACTCAACTTCGCAGCGCACTGCAAATTGACGAAGAAGGCATGCGAATCTAGGCTGCGCATCCTgaagatgatcggtgccaaACTTCCCCGTGGTCAACGCTCATCCTTACTGCGAATTGGATCCGCAATTATTACTTCGCGACTTTTGTACGGTATAGGAATCGTTAGTAGGGGTGGAGATGCTGTCATCAAAACCCTGGCACCCGCATACAACAAGATGATCAGATATGCATCTGGAGCATACGTCACCAGTCCGATCATAGCCATTATGGCTGAAGCAGGTACTCTACCGTTAGATCTTCTCATTCTCCAAACTGTAGCCCAATTAGCCATCAGAATGTTGGGAAACAGCAGGGAGAATGCTGACCTTCCCCTGGTTTGCCGAGCTTCCGAACGTTTGACAGAAATAGTCGGAACTGCTCTCCCAAACATCTACACCCGAACGCGACTATCTGATCGAAAGTGGTACGACCGCACACCCCAGATCCTTTGGGAAATCAAGAAGCGCGTAAAAGCTGGAGACCCCTCGGGTATTGTTCGTCCAGTTGTTCAAGAGCTCCTGACAAATCATCTCAGCCGTTCAACAATCGTCTACACAGATGGCTCGAAAGACGATACCGCAGTAGGCGCCGGAGTTTTTGGAGAACACTTCCAACAGTCACTTGGTCTTCCACAGCAATGCAGTGTCTACTCGGCAGAGGcattcgcaataaaaacagCGCTAACAACATTCAACACGGTCAGCGACTTAGTAATAATGTCCGATTCGGCCAGCTGTTTATCGGCAATCGAAGCCGGCACATCCCAGCACCCGTGGATCCAGGAAATTGAAAACCTGCTACGAAATCGTTCAATCAAGCTTTGCTGGATTCCAGGTCACGCTGGCATCCGTGGCAACGAGGAGGCAGACAGACTCGCTGGAGAAGCGAGGAACATTGCTCCGTTAGCTATATCTGTTCCGGGGGCAGACGCCGTCAAGCATATAAAAACAGCTATCCGAAACCAATGGTACCGTCGGTGGTCAGCGTCCACTGAAGTAAAACTTCGTGAAGTTAAATTCGACACAGtgaagtggactgaccgcgagaattcggccGAACAGCGAGTTCTTACCCGGCTTCGAATAGGGCATACTCGGCTAACACACGACTTTCTGCTAAAGAAAACTTCACCACCAGTGTGCGACTGCTGTGGGATCGTTGTAGATGTCCGCCATGTGATCCTCCACTGCAGAAAGTACGACGACGTTAGAAGGAAGCACGACATCGAGTCGACTAGTCTGCGAGCGGCTCTGCGCAACGACAGGAAAAATGAGGAGAGTATGATAAAATTCCTCAGGGAAACTAACTTgtttaaaatgttgtaactttaTACTTTGAATTGTAAATGATAACTGACAACtgcattgaaaattttttttcaggttaaatatttttctttcgacacgaatgcaccacttcttggtgtaaagtgtcgttaataaacaacaacaacaacaattgttattattattattattattattattattattattattattcatctgagttggaaacaccgttccgtacggtatAAACAGCGCGCATTCGGGAATTAAACACAGTGTTTTTTCGGTGTTCTTCGCGATATTCGCGGtttatttttc from Topomyia yanbarensis strain Yona2022 unplaced genomic scaffold, ASM3024719v1 HiC_scaffold_132, whole genome shotgun sequence harbors:
- the LOC131694749 gene encoding uncharacterized protein LOC131694749 → MDLINTENNASSDFGESSSSSSDTAESSGQAIDFSRHSAKATGSTGRAVRGGTLGRFFTPNKLKNLLSATKVGSAIIQNANRGTLSKDSKKELSEIIAHHHISWLNDCDGLNKSTLTKVELQNYTECIMHLFPREVQDKLIYYIPSAPPERRNPGGLLCQTYRKLKYAARNREQRELRHQQKLQKEVAVEVDQRSLQACRWLQLNQRPWELVLSNWIISAECRLKDLKTLRFDAVIAKYGHYCNDLGYQLVDEDYRILGYTEGILGWEGVISSMKPYFILKVKDEFSIAILQHMNRANVTKDTLICCTLMLLNCCVQPCKVSKTFKPSILTAQEDVFVFANDLESAKRSISELLDTYAAKNIPTHPKVVVIGTDYTALSGDFYIIFKDIVYQFNSLARAIDVIIKLCNVFKLPYSKITKLVWYVIEETLQYFKTRKI
- the LOC131694747 gene encoding uncharacterized protein LOC131694747 produces the protein MELRIIDQNFNHLLKIANQLELPVRIVFAISDNNIPAEKFFCMTAQEWSDLLQGVDGEFICSRIADWKNNSGLSSPFIPQMDKCSFLVYDDQQSPDDLHSTGRAGSTKDQPTDLPKDASTNFVDPESDLVIKNNINLLILDLVSYPKYRSLVCATANIS